A section of the Pirellulales bacterium genome encodes:
- a CDS encoding serine/threonine-protein kinase, with the protein MPASTFQRCAVASGLVTQDDLEQARQALRAGKSPTRQALTDDDLAIQLIAMGRVNSWQATQLAAGRSTFTLGPYRIVDSLGKGSTGDVYMAEHSLMGRIVAIKVLPRRISSPEAIEKFNTEIRTQGQLDHNHLVRAFDAGHHRNVHFLVMEYVPGTNLRKLARRQGQLSMRRAAALVAQAAEGLAYAHGRGLTHRDVKPSNLLVTPEDQVKLSDLGLAGFFSHAPSANTDGKAAARAADFLAPEQIQQPGTFSPATDLYALGCTLYYAVTGKVPFPGPTLTAKLDGHLHALPRHPRLLNASLSEEFVELVGDLMAKDPRERLADADAVATRLKEVAGQT; encoded by the coding sequence TTGCCTGCCTCAACGTTTCAACGCTGCGCGGTTGCCAGCGGTCTGGTGACGCAAGATGACCTGGAGCAGGCCCGGCAGGCCCTGCGAGCTGGAAAATCGCCCACGCGGCAGGCTCTCACCGACGACGACCTGGCCATCCAGCTCATCGCCATGGGGCGGGTGAATTCGTGGCAGGCGACACAGCTGGCCGCCGGACGCAGCACGTTCACTCTCGGCCCTTATCGCATCGTCGATTCGCTCGGCAAGGGGAGCACCGGCGACGTCTATATGGCCGAGCATTCGCTGATGGGCCGCATTGTGGCCATCAAGGTTTTGCCGCGGCGAATTTCATCGCCCGAGGCGATCGAAAAGTTCAATACGGAGATCCGCACGCAGGGGCAGTTGGACCACAACCACCTGGTGCGGGCCTTCGATGCGGGCCACCATCGCAACGTTCACTTTCTGGTGATGGAATACGTGCCCGGCACCAACCTGCGAAAGCTGGCGCGCCGGCAAGGGCAGCTTTCCATGCGTCGTGCCGCCGCTCTCGTCGCTCAGGCGGCCGAGGGGCTGGCCTACGCGCATGGCCGCGGCTTGACGCATCGCGACGTGAAGCCGAGCAACCTGTTGGTGACGCCGGAAGACCAGGTCAAGCTTTCCGACTTGGGTCTGGCCGGCTTCTTCAGCCACGCGCCTTCGGCAAACACCGACGGCAAGGCCGCCGCTCGCGCCGCCGACTTTCTTGCGCCGGAGCAGATTCAGCAGCCGGGCACGTTTTCTCCCGCGACCGACCTGTATGCCCTGGGTTGCACGCTGTACTACGCGGTGACCGGCAAAGTCCCCTTTCCGGGACCCACGTTGACGGCCAAGCTGGACGGGCATCTTCACGCCCTGCCGCGGCACCCACGGCTGCTGAACGCCTCGCTGAGCGAGGAGTTTGTGGAGTTGGTCGGCGATCTGATGGCCAAGGATCCGCGCGAGCGGCTTGCCGACGCCGACGCGGTTGCGACGCGGTTGAAGGAGGTGGCCGGTCAAACCTGA
- a CDS encoding alpha/beta fold hydrolase: MLAPATSTFRPHPLLRGGHFQTLAGVYLPGRRFVYKARQHRVTLDDGDQIVLHDDCPAGWQPGDRVALLIHGLAGCHQSPYMPRVAARLEARGVRAFRMDLRGCGAGVGLARLPYHGGRSEDAAAALETIARLCPGSPAALVGFSMGGNIALKLLGELGEERCGHLDRAVAVCPPFDLLAAVRHVHRPANRLYERHFVRLLVAQVRQRERNLPDAPTVRFGRLPRSLWEFDDLFTAPVCGFGRADDYYRLSSAARVAENIRRPALVIAAQDDPLVPAAPLERLRDCPSVELEITRHGGHLGYVGWREGDHRWLDERIVGWLTS; the protein is encoded by the coding sequence ATGCTCGCGCCCGCCACCAGCACCTTTCGACCTCACCCGCTGCTGCGCGGCGGACACTTTCAGACCCTGGCCGGAGTCTATTTGCCGGGGCGTCGCTTTGTCTATAAGGCGCGGCAGCACCGGGTGACGCTCGATGACGGCGATCAGATCGTGTTGCACGATGATTGCCCCGCCGGCTGGCAGCCCGGCGACCGCGTGGCACTGTTGATTCATGGGCTGGCCGGTTGCCACCAAAGCCCGTACATGCCGCGCGTGGCCGCGAGGCTGGAAGCGCGCGGCGTGCGCGCTTTTCGGATGGACCTGCGCGGGTGTGGAGCGGGGGTGGGGCTGGCCCGGCTGCCCTATCACGGCGGGCGCTCGGAAGACGCGGCCGCCGCGCTGGAGACGATCGCCCGCTTGTGTCCCGGTTCGCCGGCCGCGCTCGTCGGCTTTTCGATGGGCGGCAATATCGCGCTCAAGCTGCTGGGCGAGCTGGGTGAGGAGCGGTGCGGCCATCTCGACCGGGCGGTGGCCGTGTGTCCTCCGTTCGACTTGCTGGCGGCGGTGCGGCACGTGCATCGGCCGGCGAATCGGTTGTATGAACGTCACTTTGTGCGTCTGTTGGTGGCCCAGGTGCGCCAGCGCGAACGGAATCTGCCCGACGCGCCGACTGTACGCTTCGGACGTCTGCCGCGGAGCCTGTGGGAGTTCGACGACCTGTTCACGGCGCCGGTCTGCGGGTTCGGCCGGGCCGACGACTATTATCGGCTGTCCAGCGCGGCCCGCGTGGCCGAAAACATTCGGCGGCCGGCATTGGTGATTGCCGCTCAGGACGACCCTTTGGTGCCCGCGGCGCCGTTGGAGCGGCTGCGCGATTGTCCGAGCGTGGAACTGGAGATCACGCGGCACGGCGGCCACCTGGGTTACGTCGGCTGGCGCGAAGGCGACCATCGCTGGCTCGACGAACGAATCGTGGGCTGGCTCACGTCGTGA